The proteins below are encoded in one region of Desulfobacterales bacterium:
- a CDS encoding DUF2148 domain-containing protein: MKKYVEDLDFRGEEYVNEWTPWSPQDIRRKKGALEAARLMLNSALTAPLAGGVPQIEAHIVYGQEELETVARKVEEIAHQKEQWREPFLYEAVMVRDSDVILFIGNTRCHETPLDAGCGLCGGGLDCSYFYDQKTQRNGLVDITDRSSEKEIDGPLCTARVNDLGYAVGSALWTAHTLMVDARPFASLGMAGMQLGYCRNSGMVVGVPMAVKSKNPYVDVNVDYHLINMDKVLDNTRKIYQTARIIRGFDYRKWVPKPRKSDEEDE; the protein is encoded by the coding sequence ATGAAAAAATATGTCGAAGACCTCGATTTCCGAGGCGAAGAGTATGTGAATGAGTGGACGCCCTGGTCGCCCCAGGACATCCGCCGGAAAAAGGGGGCGCTGGAGGCGGCCCGGCTGATGCTAAATTCTGCGCTTACCGCCCCGTTGGCCGGCGGCGTGCCCCAGATTGAGGCCCATATCGTCTATGGCCAGGAGGAGCTGGAAACCGTGGCCCGAAAAGTCGAGGAGATTGCCCATCAGAAAGAGCAGTGGCGGGAACCGTTTCTCTATGAGGCGGTCATGGTCCGGGACTCGGATGTGATTTTGTTTATCGGAAACACCCGCTGTCATGAGACCCCGCTGGATGCGGGCTGCGGCCTTTGCGGGGGCGGGCTTGACTGCAGCTACTTCTATGACCAGAAAACCCAGCGCAATGGCCTGGTGGATATCACGGACCGCTCCTCTGAAAAGGAGATTGACGGGCCGCTTTGCACGGCCCGGGTTAATGACCTGGGGTATGCGGTGGGCAGCGCCCTGTGGACAGCACATACCCTGATGGTGGATGCCCGCCCCTTTGCCAGCCTCGGTATGGCCGGCATGCAGCTGGGATACTGCCGCAACTCGGGCATGGTGGTCGGCGTACCGATGGCGGTGAAATCCAAGAATCCCTATGTGGATGTCAACGTGGACTACCATCTCATCAACATGGACAAGGTTTTGGACAACACGCGCAAAATTTATCAGACCGCCCGGATCATCCGGGGCTTTGATTACCGCAAGTGGGTGCCCAAACCCCGGAAATCGGATGAGGAGGATGAATAA
- a CDS encoding sigma 54-interacting transcriptional regulator: MTQTPKTPPPSEEVLQLEKNLANEAVASGDRENAWLHLQNIVNRLVQRPASTERDALFVSTAIQLANVSFVLGKGFSDLIVTLEEALGRAEEIGDLRSTAIIHLHLGRLFYFAEQRDNALAFFEAGKSKAESLGDEDILTQAAEFIGLYYFLQGRFREAIAYFERAAKSFESETRGRVINPSGPLWLSYCAAFLGEFHRAIGTLDYYRRLAIEGADPGLANTLRAVLGIILLSIKKNKEAYFHLSGALQEARTTQNALANYFAKGGLAFHHFLEGRYKEAGDWIEQTISEGAASGLIHQYASPIVIETVFELNRRNLWQIPSLNFMDEFNRIMSEPNIHLRGVALRLKGAEAMANAEDIHYVESLLNSSEDYLIRSGDPIQLGKTRVEMARLKLRTGDQENARILAEKARKDFASYVDVYFPDDLRPLLSIKSDMAGQQASSNEMLDMFADVIQDLAPSSNFDKLLERTVKTTNRFFGAERGGIFWFRRHGPNKGPVLRGPCNLSRADVATEAFKANLPLIFTAFRENRPQIIRRKDQEMDPSRVKAILCVPFEVEGRPRGVLYHDNSYVEDCFDEFDESQLIRMARWLTGYIDQIFEFSRQLEQKTVAHLSQLEPSDAYSIITQSPEMRELLAQTDKIAASDSAVLILGETGAGKELLARRIHQQSRRRDNPLIIVDPTVLPENLVESELFGHEKGAFTGADRQKKGRMELAHQGTLFIDEIGEVPKSIQVKLLRTLQEKTMMRVGGTKNIYSDFRLVVATNRDLASEVAAGRFREDLYYRLNVIPLTLPPLRERKEDIPLLARHFLHRFAAKYSRQGLELTRAEEAMLAGYEWPGNIRELQNVMERAVLLSKDGSLNLNLPAERRTGSRELFADLPTLDDMQRRYIRHVLSHTRGKISGPDGAAEILGMKRTTLHNRIKKLGLK; the protein is encoded by the coding sequence ATGACGCAAACGCCAAAAACGCCGCCGCCCAGCGAAGAGGTGCTTCAGCTGGAGAAAAATCTGGCCAATGAGGCCGTCGCGTCCGGGGACCGGGAAAATGCGTGGCTGCACTTACAGAACATCGTGAACCGGCTCGTCCAACGCCCGGCCTCAACCGAGCGCGACGCCCTGTTCGTCTCCACCGCCATCCAACTGGCCAATGTCAGCTTTGTGCTCGGCAAAGGCTTCAGCGACCTCATTGTCACCCTTGAGGAGGCCCTGGGCCGGGCCGAAGAGATTGGCGATCTAAGATCCACCGCTATCATCCATCTGCATCTGGGCCGCCTCTTCTATTTTGCCGAGCAGCGCGATAATGCCTTGGCCTTTTTCGAGGCGGGCAAAAGCAAGGCTGAATCCCTGGGCGATGAGGACATTCTGACACAGGCCGCGGAGTTCATTGGTCTCTACTACTTCCTGCAGGGCCGCTTCCGCGAGGCAATTGCCTACTTTGAACGGGCAGCCAAAAGCTTTGAATCCGAAACCCGGGGCCGCGTCATCAACCCGTCCGGCCCGCTGTGGCTATCCTACTGCGCGGCCTTTTTGGGCGAATTCCACCGCGCCATCGGCACGCTTGACTATTACCGCCGGCTTGCCATCGAGGGCGCGGACCCGGGGCTTGCCAATACCCTTCGGGCGGTGCTGGGCATCATCCTGTTAAGTATCAAAAAAAACAAAGAGGCCTACTTCCACCTCTCCGGCGCCCTGCAGGAGGCCCGAACCACCCAGAATGCCCTGGCCAACTATTTTGCCAAGGGGGGCTTAGCCTTTCACCATTTTTTGGAAGGCCGCTACAAGGAGGCGGGCGACTGGATCGAGCAGACCATCAGCGAAGGGGCGGCCTCGGGGCTTATCCACCAATACGCCTCACCTATTGTGATCGAAACCGTTTTTGAATTAAACCGGAGAAACCTCTGGCAGATCCCCTCCCTTAATTTCATGGATGAATTCAACCGCATCATGAGCGAGCCCAACATCCATCTAAGGGGCGTGGCGCTTCGCCTGAAAGGCGCGGAGGCCATGGCCAATGCCGAGGATATCCATTATGTGGAATCCCTTCTAAACAGCAGCGAAGACTACCTGATCCGCTCCGGCGACCCTATCCAGCTCGGCAAAACCCGCGTGGAGATGGCCCGGCTCAAGCTGCGCACCGGCGACCAGGAAAACGCCCGGATACTGGCTGAAAAAGCCCGCAAGGATTTTGCCAGCTACGTGGATGTCTATTTTCCGGACGATCTCCGGCCGCTTCTGTCCATTAAAAGCGACATGGCCGGCCAGCAGGCCTCAAGCAACGAGATGCTGGACATGTTCGCGGATGTGATTCAGGACCTTGCCCCGAGCTCAAATTTCGACAAACTTTTAGAGCGCACGGTGAAAACCACCAACCGGTTTTTCGGCGCCGAGCGCGGGGGCATCTTCTGGTTCCGCCGTCACGGGCCAAACAAAGGGCCGGTGCTCCGCGGTCCCTGCAACCTCTCCCGGGCGGATGTGGCCACCGAGGCATTTAAAGCCAATCTTCCCCTTATTTTTACCGCATTCCGGGAAAACCGGCCGCAGATCATCCGCCGAAAGGACCAGGAAATGGATCCCAGCCGGGTCAAGGCCATACTCTGCGTCCCCTTTGAAGTGGAGGGCCGGCCCCGCGGCGTGCTCTACCATGACAACTCCTATGTGGAGGACTGTTTTGACGAATTCGATGAGTCCCAACTGATCCGCATGGCCCGCTGGCTCACCGGATATATCGACCAGATTTTTGAATTCAGCCGGCAGCTGGAACAGAAAACCGTGGCTCATTTAAGCCAGCTCGAGCCTTCGGACGCCTATTCCATTATCACCCAAAGCCCGGAAATGCGGGAGCTTCTGGCCCAGACGGACAAAATCGCCGCATCGGACAGCGCGGTGCTGATCCTGGGCGAGACCGGGGCGGGCAAGGAGCTCCTGGCCCGCCGCATCCATCAGCAAAGCCGCCGCCGGGATAATCCGCTGATCATCGTGGACCCCACGGTGCTTCCGGAAAACCTGGTGGAAAGCGAGCTCTTCGGCCATGAGAAAGGCGCTTTCACCGGCGCGGATCGGCAGAAAAAGGGCCGGATGGAGCTGGCCCATCAGGGGACTTTGTTCATCGATGAGATCGGCGAGGTGCCCAAATCCATCCAGGTGAAACTTCTGCGCACGCTCCAGGAGAAGACCATGATGCGGGTGGGCGGCACCAAAAATATTTACTCGGATTTTCGGCTGGTGGTGGCCACCAACCGGGATCTGGCCAGTGAAGTGGCGGCCGGCCGCTTCCGGGAGGATCTTTACTACCGGTTAAACGTGATCCCCCTGACCCTGCCCCCGCTCCGGGAGCGAAAGGAAGACATCCCCCTTTTGGCCAGGCATTTTCTGCACCGGTTTGCCGCCAAATACAGCCGGCAGGGCCTTGAGTTAACGCGGGCGGAAGAGGCCATGCTCGCCGGCTATGAATGGCCCGGCAACATCCGGGAACTGCAGAATGTGATGGAGCGGGCAGTGCTGTTATCCAAAGACGGCAGCCTCAATCTGAACCTGCCCGCGGAGCGGCGCACCGGCTCCAGGGAGCTGTTTGCCGATCTGCCCACCCTGGATGATATGCAGCGGCGCTATATCCGGCATGTGCTCTCCCACACCCGGGGAAAAATCAGCGGCCCGGACGGGGCGGCCGAAATTCTTGGCATGAAGCGCACCACGCTTCACAACCGGATAAAGAAGCTGGGGCTAAAGTAG
- a CDS encoding SDR family oxidoreductase gives MDQKCILITGAASGIGRETAVLFAGKGWYVGAFDVDEAGLKTLEAEIGQSNCHIGHMDVTDPDSVSAGIDAFAGKTGGRLDVLVNNAGILKFGRFEDVDLGISHKIVDVNLKGCLSCIYYAMKYLKETPGSRIINLSSASAIYGIPELAVYSATKHALSAMTEALAIEFSGRGIRVSDIQPPYVKTPMLADSEHVYSIKKMGVRVQPVQVARTVWKAVHKDRLHWLMGSGKLLKFLCWIMPFGKGAIVKMLTMGPEGKKPEIV, from the coding sequence ATGGATCAAAAATGCATTCTGATAACCGGGGCGGCCTCGGGCATCGGCCGGGAGACGGCCGTGTTGTTTGCCGGAAAAGGCTGGTATGTGGGGGCGTTTGATGTTGATGAGGCTGGTCTCAAGACCCTTGAAGCCGAAATCGGGCAGTCGAATTGTCATATCGGGCACATGGATGTGACCGATCCGGATAGCGTGAGCGCGGGCATTGACGCTTTTGCCGGAAAAACCGGCGGGCGGCTGGATGTGCTGGTCAACAATGCGGGCATCCTGAAATTCGGTCGATTTGAAGATGTGGATCTTGGAATCAGCCATAAGATTGTGGATGTAAACCTGAAGGGCTGTCTCTCTTGCATTTATTATGCCATGAAATACCTAAAAGAAACGCCCGGGTCCCGGATCATCAATCTGTCGTCGGCTTCGGCTATCTACGGGATACCGGAGCTTGCCGTATATTCGGCCACCAAGCATGCCTTGTCCGCGATGACTGAGGCACTGGCGATCGAATTTTCCGGCCGCGGCATCAGGGTCTCTGATATCCAGCCCCCCTATGTGAAGACCCCGATGCTGGCCGATTCGGAGCACGTATACAGTATCAAGAAGATGGGGGTCCGGGTGCAGCCGGTGCAGGTGGCCCGCACCGTCTGGAAGGCCGTCCATAAAGACAGGCTTCACTGGCTGATGGGTTCAGGCAAACTGCTTAAATTCCTTTGCTGGATCATGCCGTTCGGTAAGGGGGCGATTGTTAAAATGCTGACCATGGGGCCTGAAGGCAAAAAGCCGGAAATTGTGTAA
- a CDS encoding AMP-binding protein, translating to MTEPKVPGHIAYELDSRAETMPADFNVVTFENGDFPEEPLTYQDIVRRGRILARELKKNGIGMGDAFALLMRNHPEFIYSMYAASILGAIMVPIDPRTKGERLKYVLSDSGSKGVIFTSEFMETARPVLSELPEVKTIGVAYKDGMNVPVSNDFPSLNDILAGPEVGLPDNPNEDPDKPFEVIYTSGTTGDPKGVVVKGSRMSQFAQVGLFVWQYTENDRLYTGLSLTHGNAQAVTLVPSLILNIPCVISRKFTKSRIWDICRHYNCTTFSLLGGMMMGIYSEPPRPDDADNPVRVVLSAGTPVAIWDAFEKRFNVWIHEWYGAVEGGFAHKPPGVGPIGSFGKPLEGLMEMKVVREDGSECEPFETGEIVFRLIGQKTEVQYLGKKEASEEKTRGGWLHTGDMGHMDEAGWFFFDYRAGGGLRRSGDFIQPQTVEASIAGNPDVSDVCVYGVPAASGSPGESDIVAAVVPMPDSSIDPASVFQNCVENLERNAVPSYLQVVDEIPKSGSEKNLDRLLKDDFSKEADNVYAFSDYKDRVNA from the coding sequence ATGACGGAACCGAAAGTCCCCGGTCACATCGCTTACGAGCTTGACAGCCGGGCGGAAACCATGCCGGCGGATTTCAATGTGGTCACCTTTGAAAACGGCGATTTTCCGGAGGAGCCGCTGACCTATCAGGATATCGTCCGCCGGGGTCGCATCCTTGCCCGGGAGTTAAAGAAAAACGGCATCGGCATGGGGGATGCGTTTGCGCTGCTCATGCGCAACCACCCTGAATTTATTTATTCCATGTATGCCGCATCCATTCTCGGGGCGATTATGGTGCCCATTGATCCGCGGACCAAGGGCGAGCGGCTGAAATATGTGCTGTCCGACTCGGGCAGCAAGGGGGTTATATTTACCAGTGAATTCATGGAGACGGCCAGGCCGGTGCTTTCGGAACTGCCTGAGGTCAAAACCATCGGGGTGGCCTACAAGGACGGCATGAATGTGCCGGTGAGCAATGATTTTCCCTCCCTGAATGATATCCTGGCCGGCCCGGAAGTGGGCCTCCCGGACAACCCCAATGAGGATCCGGACAAGCCCTTTGAGGTCATTTATACCTCCGGCACCACCGGGGATCCCAAGGGCGTGGTGGTCAAGGGCTCGCGGATGAGCCAGTTCGCCCAGGTGGGTCTCTTTGTCTGGCAGTACACGGAAAATGACCGGCTCTACACGGGGCTCTCGCTGACCCACGGCAACGCCCAGGCGGTGACCCTGGTGCCCTCCCTGATTTTAAACATCCCCTGCGTGATCAGCCGTAAATTTACCAAGAGCCGTATCTGGGATATCTGCCGGCACTATAACTGCACCACATTTTCCCTTTTGGGCGGTATGATGATGGGGATCTACAGTGAACCGCCGCGGCCGGATGATGCGGACAACCCCGTCCGGGTGGTCTTAAGTGCCGGCACGCCGGTGGCCATCTGGGATGCCTTTGAAAAGCGGTTCAATGTGTGGATTCATGAATGGTACGGCGCGGTCGAAGGCGGATTCGCCCACAAGCCGCCGGGTGTGGGTCCTATCGGGTCTTTTGGCAAGCCGCTTGAGGGGCTGATGGAGATGAAGGTGGTGCGAGAAGACGGCAGCGAATGCGAGCCGTTTGAAACCGGGGAGATCGTTTTCCGGCTGATCGGCCAGAAAACCGAAGTCCAGTACCTGGGCAAAAAGGAGGCCTCGGAGGAAAAGACCCGCGGCGGGTGGCTCCATACCGGGGATATGGGACATATGGATGAGGCTGGCTGGTTTTTCTTTGACTACCGCGCCGGCGGCGGCCTCAGAAGATCCGGGGATTTTATCCAGCCCCAGACCGTGGAGGCCTCCATTGCCGGTAATCCGGATGTGAGCGATGTCTGCGTCTATGGCGTGCCCGCGGCCTCCGGGTCACCCGGGGAAAGTGACATTGTGGCCGCTGTGGTGCCCATGCCGGACAGTTCAATCGATCCGGCATCGGTTTTTCAGAACTGTGTGGAAAATTTGGAGCGCAATGCCGTACCGTCCTACCTCCAGGTGGTCGATGAAATTCCGAAATCCGGATCCGAGAAGAACCTGGATCGGCTGCTGAAGGACGATTTCAGCAAAGAGGCGGACAACGTATATGCATTCTCGGACTATAAGGACCGGGTCAACGCATAA
- a CDS encoding thiolase family protein → MTNVYIAGLGMIRFNKYPDKNVRSMAHEVIQAAMDDAALTKNDLQAAFFSNTFWGMFDNQHSIRGQVVLRSMGIGEIPVTNVENACAGASTALHLAYTGIRAGMYDVALVVGSEKITHPDKMKSLSAYATCMDVEKFEDQLKLMEKANAQFQVEIPEGQTPPGEGRSIFMDAYAMGARWHMNRFGSTQKELATICAKNHFHGSLNPMSQYQQDMSVDEVMADKPIAYPLTRSMCAPVGDGAAAAIVCSEDFLKKMKNPRPVKIRASVHGSGTDRDFDGEDIGERLAKQAYDMGSVGPDDIDIAELHDATAYGELHQTEAMGFCPMGEGGPYAETGATKLGGKKPINTSGGLECRGHPIGASGLAQIYELGLQLRGEAGKRQAEDVKLGLAENGGGNIGLEEAAMCIHILEKV, encoded by the coding sequence ATGACCAATGTGTATATTGCCGGTCTCGGCATGATTCGGTTCAACAAGTATCCGGACAAAAACGTCCGGAGCATGGCCCATGAGGTAATCCAGGCCGCCATGGATGATGCGGCGCTGACCAAGAATGATCTTCAGGCGGCGTTTTTCTCCAACACCTTCTGGGGCATGTTTGACAACCAGCACTCCATTCGGGGCCAGGTGGTGCTGCGATCCATGGGGATCGGCGAGATCCCGGTGACCAATGTGGAAAACGCCTGCGCGGGCGCATCCACGGCGCTGCATCTGGCCTATACCGGCATCCGGGCCGGGATGTATGATGTGGCCCTGGTGGTGGGCTCGGAGAAAATCACCCATCCGGATAAGATGAAATCGCTTTCCGCCTATGCCACGTGCATGGATGTGGAAAAATTCGAAGATCAGCTCAAGCTCATGGAAAAGGCCAATGCCCAATTCCAGGTGGAGATTCCGGAAGGCCAGACCCCGCCGGGCGAGGGACGGAGTATCTTCATGGATGCCTATGCCATGGGGGCAAGATGGCATATGAACCGCTTCGGCTCTACCCAGAAGGAGCTGGCCACCATTTGCGCCAAGAACCATTTCCACGGCTCGCTTAACCCCATGTCCCAGTATCAGCAGGATATGAGTGTGGACGAAGTGATGGCGGACAAGCCCATCGCCTACCCCCTGACCCGTTCCATGTGCGCGCCCGTGGGCGACGGCGCGGCCGCGGCGATCGTCTGCTCCGAGGATTTCTTAAAAAAGATGAAGAATCCGCGGCCGGTTAAAATCCGGGCCTCGGTGCACGGCTCAGGCACGGACCGGGATTTTGACGGCGAGGACATCGGCGAGCGTCTGGCCAAACAGGCCTATGATATGGGGAGCGTGGGCCCGGATGATATCGATATCGCGGAGCTCCATGATGCCACCGCCTACGGCGAACTCCACCAGACCGAGGCCATGGGCTTCTGCCCCATGGGCGAGGGTGGCCCCTATGCGGAAACCGGGGCCACCAAGCTGGGCGGTAAAAAGCCCATCAACACCAGCGGCGGCCTGGAATGCCGGGGCCATCCCATCGGCGCCTCGGGCCTGGCCCAGATTTACGAGCTGGGGCTTCAGCTTCGGGGCGAGGCGGGCAAACGCCAGGCAGAGGATGTCAAGCTTGGGCTCGCGGAAAACGGCGGCGGCAATATCGGCTTGGAAGAGGCGGCCATGTGTATTCATATTCTGGAAAAAGTGTAG
- a CDS encoding Fic family protein — protein sequence MNENKPDIEPDFKTAADRGEPLSQMEPLLIAADSRHRDELTDLAFELAQQAAGFRHSLPAGIQPSLADLIRSMNCYYSNLIEGHYTHPIDIEHALNNQYSNDPEKRNLQHEAAAHIHVQNWIDKGGLLGRTTAVEGLREIHRRFGELLPEALLWTEDAETGERLKAIPGELRRRDVRVGPHVPISPGAVPRFLARFENLYHPLAKLESILASAAAHHRLLWIHPFLDGNGRVARLMSHATLLEKLDTGGIWSVARGLARNAQTYKMLLAECDQSRRNDLDGRGHLSEEALARFTRFFLETCLDQVKFMKNLVQPYRLGHRIRIWAEEEIRAGTLPPKAGKVLETVLYRGQLNRGEVPEILGVGARQARRVISALTEQGVLASKSSRAPLHLAFPARLAPRWMPGLFPEP from the coding sequence ATGAACGAAAACAAACCGGACATAGAACCGGACTTTAAAACGGCCGCGGACCGGGGAGAACCCCTATCCCAGATGGAGCCTTTGCTGATTGCTGCCGATTCCCGCCACCGGGATGAATTGACAGACCTTGCCTTTGAGCTCGCCCAGCAGGCGGCCGGATTCCGGCACAGTCTGCCCGCCGGCATCCAGCCTTCCCTGGCTGATCTCATCCGATCCATGAACTGCTATTACAGCAATCTAATTGAGGGGCATTACACCCATCCCATTGATATTGAACATGCGCTGAACAACCAATATAGCAATGATCCGGAAAAACGGAATCTCCAGCATGAAGCCGCCGCCCATATCCACGTTCAAAACTGGATTGATAAGGGCGGCTTGCTTGGCCGGACGACCGCCGTCGAAGGACTCCGCGAAATCCATCGCCGTTTTGGTGAACTGCTGCCGGAGGCGCTGCTGTGGACCGAGGACGCAGAAACCGGCGAACGGCTGAAGGCTATACCCGGCGAACTCCGCCGGCGTGATGTCCGGGTGGGGCCGCATGTTCCGATCAGTCCCGGCGCCGTGCCCCGCTTTTTGGCCCGGTTTGAAAATCTCTACCATCCGCTTGCCAAACTGGAGAGCATTCTTGCATCAGCCGCCGCACACCACCGACTTCTCTGGATTCACCCGTTTCTGGATGGCAACGGGCGCGTGGCAAGACTTATGTCCCACGCAACACTGCTTGAAAAACTTGATACCGGCGGGATCTGGTCGGTTGCGCGCGGGCTGGCCAGAAACGCCCAGACCTACAAAATGCTACTGGCAGAATGCGATCAGTCTCGCCGAAATGACCTGGATGGCCGGGGCCACCTGAGCGAAGAGGCGCTTGCCCGGTTTACCCGGTTCTTTCTTGAAACCTGCCTGGATCAGGTAAAGTTTATGAAAAACCTTGTCCAGCCGTACAGACTGGGCCATCGCATACGGATCTGGGCGGAAGAGGAGATCCGCGCCGGCACATTGCCGCCCAAGGCGGGGAAAGTGCTTGAAACCGTGCTTTATCGAGGCCAATTGAATCGCGGCGAGGTTCCGGAAATCCTTGGCGTTGGGGCCCGCCAGGCCCGCCGCGTCATTTCAGCTTTAACAGAACAGGGGGTACTTGCCTCAAAAAGCAGCCGGGCTCCCCTGCATCTCGCCTTCCCTGCCAGGCTCGCCCCCCGCTGGATGCCCGGCTTATTTCCTGAACCATAA
- a CDS encoding DUF2148 domain-containing protein → MGHLMGKQFCQEHVLELAKNIALAVHKAPQITGKTEVDAEIIWGEDLEPIIEVMGPVAQLMRYVQWDYETIKNCYEKGENPVIVAVGAKTARSNLMWDCGACGFNTCKEFNKYAKENRGGGQLGGPTCNWKALDFSIACDWACASAWQYRIDNRIMGSVGFALNALGFMPHMDVKLGLALGPPRDMVYYSREEMHKTMNYEMDKQDMLNCLPNMFTAFPGGGTPMYKTKDEWWAPPEFMGMAYSPEAMEAMQQVLFEQVPEIVVKHADKIEARYKDKEK, encoded by the coding sequence ATGGGCCATTTAATGGGAAAACAATTCTGTCAGGAGCATGTTTTGGAGCTGGCCAAGAACATTGCGCTGGCCGTGCACAAGGCGCCGCAGATCACCGGAAAGACCGAAGTGGATGCGGAAATCATCTGGGGTGAGGACCTGGAGCCCATCATTGAGGTCATGGGCCCGGTGGCCCAGCTCATGCGGTATGTGCAGTGGGATTATGAGACCATCAAGAACTGCTATGAAAAAGGGGAGAACCCGGTCATCGTGGCCGTCGGGGCCAAAACCGCGCGCTCCAATCTCATGTGGGACTGCGGCGCGTGCGGGTTTAACACGTGCAAGGAGTTCAATAAATACGCCAAGGAAAACCGCGGCGGCGGGCAGCTGGGCGGGCCTACCTGCAACTGGAAGGCCCTGGATTTTTCGATTGCCTGTGACTGGGCCTGCGCATCCGCCTGGCAGTATCGGATTGACAACCGGATCATGGGCTCTGTCGGGTTTGCCTTAAACGCCCTGGGGTTTATGCCGCATATGGATGTGAAGCTCGGGCTGGCACTGGGGCCGCCGCGGGATATGGTCTACTACAGCCGCGAAGAGATGCACAAGACCATGAACTATGAGATGGACAAGCAGGATATGCTAAACTGCCTGCCCAATATGTTTACCGCGTTTCCCGGCGGGGGCACACCCATGTATAAGACCAAGGATGAATGGTGGGCGCCGCCGGAATTCATGGGCATGGCCTACTCACCCGAGGCCATGGAGGCGATGCAGCAGGTGCTGTTTGAGCAGGTGCCGGAAATCGTTGTGAAGCATGCCGACAAGATTGAGGCCCGATACAAGGACAAGGAAAAATAG
- a CDS encoding acyl-CoA dehydrogenase family protein: MNYLDLDINLSREDIMLKQNAHEFAKKVMRPVAKELDEMTPEQVIAKDSPFWDFMKKAYSLGYHSILIPDVYGGMGLTSLQQAIVYEELAWGSVGLTVALGVASFHAFGASMVPEETMIDEILVPFCECDDASIIGCWGITEPDHGSDTLVPFYPCFSDECIPSQCVATPDGDDYIISGQKSAWVSCGTISTHCALFCQIDPSMGHAGGGIFCMPLDLPGVKRGAPLNKMGQRDLNQGEIFFDNVRVPGKYLIAGPEAYEALVEIVLSATTALMGIFGTGVARAAFDEALAYAKTRVQGGKYLIEYPNIQAKLFEMLRQVETSRAFTRAAFAYNQNTTTPAEEYSNIAKIHGTEAALNVAHEAIQIFGGNGLTKEYLVEKLYRDARAMLIEDGSNDTLAIAAGHKIIATYPRKD, from the coding sequence ATGAACTACCTGGACCTGGATATTAATTTATCCCGCGAAGACATCATGTTGAAACAAAACGCCCATGAATTCGCGAAAAAGGTGATGCGGCCGGTGGCCAAGGAGTTGGACGAGATGACCCCGGAGCAGGTGATTGCCAAGGATTCGCCATTCTGGGATTTTATGAAAAAGGCATACAGCCTGGGCTATCATTCTATTCTAATCCCGGATGTCTACGGGGGGATGGGGCTCACCTCCCTGCAGCAGGCGATCGTCTATGAGGAGCTGGCCTGGGGCAGCGTGGGGCTCACCGTGGCGCTGGGGGTGGCGAGTTTCCACGCGTTCGGCGCCTCTATGGTGCCGGAGGAAACTATGATCGACGAAATCCTGGTGCCGTTCTGTGAGTGCGATGATGCAAGCATCATCGGCTGCTGGGGCATCACCGAGCCGGACCACGGGTCAGACACCCTGGTGCCGTTCTACCCCTGTTTTTCGGATGAATGTATCCCTTCCCAGTGCGTGGCCACGCCGGACGGGGATGACTATATCATCAGCGGCCAGAAGTCCGCCTGGGTCTCCTGCGGCACCATTTCAACCCATTGCGCCCTTTTCTGTCAGATCGACCCCTCCATGGGCCATGCCGGGGGCGGCATTTTCTGCATGCCCCTTGATCTGCCCGGAGTGAAAAGAGGGGCGCCTTTGAATAAAATGGGTCAGCGGGATTTGAACCAGGGAGAAATATTTTTTGACAACGTCCGGGTGCCGGGCAAGTACCTGATCGCCGGGCCGGAAGCCTATGAGGCGCTTGTTGAAATCGTGCTGTCCGCAACCACGGCGCTCATGGGGATTTTCGGCACGGGTGTCGCCCGGGCGGCATTTGATGAGGCCCTGGCCTATGCCAAGACCCGGGTTCAGGGCGGTAAGTACCTGATCGAATATCCCAACATCCAGGCCAAGCTTTTTGAGATGCTTCGCCAGGTGGAGACCAGCCGGGCCTTTACCCGGGCCGCGTTCGCCTATAACCAGAATACCACCACCCCGGCTGAGGAGTATTCCAATATCGCCAAAATCCACGGCACCGAGGCGGCCCTGAATGTGGCTCACGAGGCCATTCAGATCTTCGGCGGAAACGGCCTGACCAAGGAGTACCTGGTGGAAAAGCTCTACCGGGATGCCCGGGCCATGCTGATCGAAGACGGCTCCAACGACACGCTGGCCATTGCCGCAGGCCATAAAATTATAGCGACGTATCCGCGAAAGGATTGA